In the Oscarella lobularis chromosome 14, ooOscLobu1.1, whole genome shotgun sequence genome, one interval contains:
- the LOC136195071 gene encoding protein ECT2-like, with protein MTSSDENAMEIDYPNPKLVVQRVPVVFDKEKQRKAKELAAIGAFCLVGNEAEENVELLDAIRLLGIPMRVFDENDDEESNFVYVCDPFDGAVFSSLFSSKQRILGPSCVIDAAKSDKRLPRSSRPVYCNAMEGLDVCFTGFKSRDELTRLCHLVHFMGGSVKKDFGTKVTHLISKTVSGDKYRAAVALGLPIMSAEWLHKCWEHRKNRDFRATEESMNAWKQSPFCNCHLGFVGFPLEEKQHMEEITRSNGGQVVDPKDSACTHIVVMSEEDAAAAGLRHPSQVAVVKQDWFWESVAMAACADESFYRLNKDSSSPCTRSRSRRTARDIRSVLGNLGGLEAARFQRKRRSICGASFDDEDAENSAMNSTADVLGSLLEASIVSLTSLPGARSKDHLRVVSTVPGVDNTSSTEKTSDTEKHEMARRQIASELLQTERNYVTILDVILTVFKEPLESSSQRGGPILPLEDVKAIFSSIPDILKVHAAFMESLSCAMELWSADTDLGTVVLEHSDNFSKVYPKFVNFFEMTKKRIRDCEKQYPRFLAFLKWNYSKPQCGRQTLAELLIVPVQRIPRIILLLQELLKHTPESMKQRATLEEAIAKVKTVVSHINEDKRKTENQMQLFEMMAEIEGCPADVLSAQRSFVMKIDAFEVGENLGSKGEFVTLFLLSDSCEIAKRRASWIPSPIRASAVKEYKHLDFIQLPYIKALLDIKDTDDFSDLFGLVTRSAAELNERVLVFRLSQPSPLTKSQLLQQFQQQIILTGGAGGGFTSPDGCIKCVDGLQLLDMLGKRTTSHAEKGTGSSSRHKTLHRAFRGAKHKAKRVRRALSQHLSKTSKRSIRASMKSVGSPVFSQAEDAADKGTPVKKRKFGLKVVGRSLGRSSVTLV; from the exons ATGACGTCCTcggacgaaaacgcgatGGAAATCGACTATCCTAATCCGAAACTAGTTGTCCAACGAGTTCCCGTTGTTTTCGACAAAGAGAAGCAGCGAAAAGCAAAGGAACTAGCCGCAATCG GTGCTTTCTGTCTGGTCGGCAACGAAGCGGAGGAAAACGTAGAGTTATTGGATGCAATTCGA CTTCTTGGCATTCCTATGCGAGTTTTTGatgaaaatgacgacgaagagtcgaATTTCGTATACGTATGCGATCCATTCGACGGAGCCGTATTTTCTTCCCTTTTTTCGTCAAAACAAAG GATACTTGGACCGTCATGCGTCATCGATGCTGCAAAATCTGACAAG AGATTGCCACGTAGTTCTCGTCCTGTCTATTGCAACGCCATGGAAGGCCTTGACGTCTGCTTTACAGGATTCAAGTCAAGGGACGAACTG ACCCGCTTGTGTCATCTTGTACACTTCATGGGTGGAAGTGTGAAGAAGGACTTTGGCACCAAGGTGACTCACTTGATATCGAAGACAGTCTCAGGGGATAAATACCGG gctgCTGTGGCGCTTGGACTGCCGATCATGAGCGCTGAATGGCTGCACAAGTGCTGGGAGCACAGAAAAAACCG GGATTTTCGCGCTACTGAAGAGTCGATG AACGCTTGGAAGCAGTCGCCTTTTTGCAACTGCCATCTCGGCTTCGTCGGCTTCCCGCTCGAGGAAAAACAGCACATGGAAGAGATAACACGTTCCAACG GAGGTCAAGTCGTCGATCCCAAAGACTCGGCATGCACGCATATCGTCGTAATGAGCGAGgaagacgccgccgccgccggcttACGTCATCCCAGTCAAGTCGCCGTAGTCAAACAAGAT TGGTTCTGGGAAAGCGTTGCTATGGCAGCCTGCGCTGATGAGTCATTTTATCGACTGAATAAG GATTCGAGTAGCCCCTGTACGCGCAGCAGATCGCGTCGAACGGCGAGGGACATACGTAGCGTTCTGGGCAATCTGGGCGGGCTGGAGGCGGCGCGATTTCAGCGCAAGAGGCGCTCGATCTGCGGCGCTTCGttcgacgatgaagacgcgGAGAATTCGGCGATGAATTCCACTGCGGACGTATTGGGCTCGCTTCTCGAAGCGTCGATTGTTTCTCTCACTTCACTTCCGGGCG CGAGAAGTAAGGATCACTTGAGGGTTGTGAGCACCGTTCCCGGTGTCGATaacacgtcgtcgactgagAAAACATCAGACACGGAAAAACACGAGATGGCTCGTCGACAAATTGCCAGTGAACTGTTGCAGACTGAGCGAAATTACGTCACTAtccttgacgtcatattaacg gtgTTCAAGGAGCCACTGGAAAGTTCGTCGCAACGAGGCGGACCCATATTGCCACTCGAAGACGTGAAGGCGATCTTTTCTAGTATCCCTGACATTTTGAAAGTTCACGCTGCCTTTATGGAGTCGCTTTCCTGTGCTATGGAATTGTGGTCGGCTGACACGGACTTGGGCACCGTCGTTTTGGAACAC AGCGACAATTTCTCGAAAGTTTATCCcaaattcgtcaattttttcgagATGACTAAGAAACGAATACGAGATTGCGAGAAGCAGTATCCAAGATTTTTGGCCTTTCTCAAG TGGAATTATAGCAAGCCTCAATGCGGCCGTCAGACATTGGCCGAATTGCTCATCGTTCCCGTCCAAAGGATACCGAGAATCATACTTCTATTGCAGG AATTGCTGAAACATACGCCTGAAAGTATGAAGCAGAGAGCTACTTTGGAGGAGGCAATAGCCAAAGTGAAGACAGTCGTCAG TCACATCAACGAGGATAAACGCAAGACCGAAAATCAAATGCAGTTGTTTGAAATGATGGCGGAAATTGAAGGATGCCCG GCCGACGTTCTTTCAGCCCAGCGAAGTTTCGTCATGAAAATCGACGCATTCGAAGTGGGAGAGAATTTAGGAAGCAAGGGAGAGTTTGTTACTCTGTTCTTGCTGTCCGACAGTTGCGAG ATTGCCAAAAGACGCGCCAGTTGGATTCCCAGTCCCATACGAGCAAGTGCCGTCAAAGAGTACAAACATCTAGACTTCATACAATTGCCCTACATCAAGGCTTTGCTCGATATCAAGGACACTGACG ACTTTTCCGATCTGTTTGGTCTGGTGACGCGATCTGCGGCCGAGCTCAACGAGAGGGttctcgtctttcgtctCTCCCAGCCGTCTCCTCTCACCAAGTCACAGCTTCTTCAGCAATTCCAACAACAAATAATATTGACaggcggcgccggcggcggcttcACCTCTCCG GATGGCTGTATCAAGTGCGTCGACGGTTTGCAGCTGCTCGATATGCTCGGTAAGCGAACGACTAGCCACGCGGAAAAAGGAACTGGAAGCTCGAGCCGACACAAGACGCTACACAGAGCTTTCAG AGGAGCGAAACATAAGGCGAAAAGAGTTCGAAGAGCCCTGTCGCAGCACTTGAGCAAAACATCGAAAAGGTCTATC
- the LOC136195074 gene encoding conserved oligomeric Golgi complex subunit 6-like, whose amino-acid sequence MTDEANPLSRKLAKVLSTRLDGDKDMMEALKGLSLFFTENTLKSRRSLRSDIERRSLTINEEFAREFGQIKEGLVAIEAEVKQMSEVCEDMKTRLRAAKEHTADLMRQTTDIQLESQNLELRSDVASAYLSHFQLEQDELEALKTALSADITMNFFKALEKVKSIHSKCHILLRNNQQRTGLEIMEAMALHEESAYERLYRWTQQQCRGLTTDVPEVSPAFSHALKALNDRTVLYKYSLDEMASARRAAVVRMFIDALTRGGGSSGTSRPIELHSHDPLRYVGDMLAWIHQAFVSEKELLMTLLSNRKDHQEESPVPSMLSYVSEGMSRPLKVRVEQILASEHGAPVLYKIANLLQFYEQTIGLVGMSKILAELHGLTMKMFFSSLNHYATELTDKIELPSADLNPCTAVNKTMTLLTDILQSHDVSVTPMDEKQAQLQKVLSSALDPLIQACSLSASGLAAADMAVYMINCIYLIQNTLALYESADHQLEMLKAQTDAHMDTVIHEQASYMLGKCGLARAHLAIEEQQKTKEPLSSMPGMDAESLRATMVQFDSYLSVPDSLILPQCHCLSSARLREASYKEAANMLCNAYEAIHKAVTEPANGYSDPGGYCLLRTPDQVAQLLG is encoded by the exons ATGACGGACGAAGCAAATCCGCTTTCGCGAAAATTAGCCAAAGTCCTAAGCACGAGACTAGATGGAGACAAG GATATGATGGAAGCACTCAAAGGCCTATCGCTCTTCTTCACGGAAAACACGCtcaaaagtcgacgaagcctTCGCAGCGACATCGAACGTCGATCGTTGACAATAAACGAGGAATTCGCTCGCGAATTCGGCCAAATCAAGGAG GGTCTCGTCGCAATCGAAGCCGAAGTGAAGCAAATGAGCGAAGTTTGCGAAGACATGAAAACGAGACTGCGA GCGGCGAAGGAACACACGGCGGATTTGATGAGACAAACGACGGATATACAATTGGAAAG TCAAAATCTTGAATTGCGTTCGGACGTTGCATCCGCTTACCTGAGTCACTTCCAGCTCGAACAGGATGAACTCGAAGCGCTGAAAACGGCCTTATCTGCCGATATAACGATG AATTTCTTTAAAGCTCTTGAGAAAGTAAAATCCATTCATTCCAAATGTCATATTCTTCTTCGAAACAACCAGCAACGCACAGG TCTCGAGATAATGGAAGCAATGGCACTCCACGAAGAATCGGCTTACGAACGGCTCTACAGATGGACTCAGC AACAATGTCGTGGACTGACAACGGACGTTCCCGAAGTATCACCCGCATTTAGTCACGCACTCAAAGCCCTAAACGATAGAACAGTTCTATATAA ATATTCGCTGGACGAGATGGCTTCAGCGAGAAGAGCTGCAGTGGTTCGTATGTTCATAGACGCGCTAACACGAGGGGGAG GTTCTAGTGGTACCTCGCGTCCCATTGAACTTCACTCCCACGATCCACTTCG GTACGTTGGAGATATGCTCGCGTGGATTCACCAAGCTTTCGTGTCGGAGAAAGAACTCTTAATGACTCTTCTTTCCAATCGTAAGGATCACCAAG aagagagccCTGTTCCGTCAATGCTGTCTTACGTGTCAGAAGGAATGAGTAGGCCGCTAAAG GTGAGAGTGGAGCAAATTCTTGCGTCGGAACACGGCGCTCCTGTCCTCTACAAAATAGCCAACCTTCTTCAGTTCTACGAGCAAACCATAGG ACTAGTGGGCATGAGTAAAATTCTGGCGGAATTACACGGACTCACAATGAAGATGTTCTTCAGTAGCTTGAACCACTACGCGACCGAATTAACCGATAAG ATTGAGTTGCCTTCAGCTGACCTGAACCCGTGTACCGCAGTAAACAAAACCATGACGCTATTGACAGACATATTGCAGTCGCATGACGTATCAGTGACGCCTATGGACGAGAAGCAAGCCCAATTGCAAAAA gtgTTGTCTAGTGCACTAGATCCTCTGATTCAAGCGTGTTCTTTGTCTGCGTCTGGACTGGCCGCCGCTGACATGGCTGTTTATATGATAAATTGTATTTATTTGATACAGAACACGCTTGCTCTGTACGAGTCTGCCGATCACCAGCTAGAAATGCTCAAAGCGCAG ACGGATGCTCACATGGATACAGTTATTCACGAGCAAGCTTCGTACATGCTGGGCAAATGTGGACTGGCGAGAGCTCACTTGGCTATCGAGGAGCAGCAGAAAACAAAA GAGCCTTTGTCAAGTATGCCAGGTATGGATGCCGAGTCTCTTCGGGCAACTATG GTCCAGTTTGATTCGTACCTCTCTGTTCCGGATTCTCTTATCCTGCCACAGTGCCATTGCCTCTCCAGTGCAAGACTCAG AGAGGCGTCGTACAAGGAGGCAGCTAATATGCTCTGTAACGCTTACGAGGCCATCCACAAAGCCGTGACGGAGCCGGCAAACGGCTATTCGGATCCAGGCGGCTATTGTTTACTTCGGACGCCGGACCAAGTCGCTCAACTCCTAGggtaa
- the LOC136195069 gene encoding DNA-directed RNA polymerase II subunit RPB1-like, which produces MTTHDSTAPVRKVKRVQFGILGPEEIKALSVTTEGIRYPYTMEAGKPKLGGLNDPRQGVIERASRCQTCAGNMSECPGHIGHIDLAKPVFHVEFLTRILKVLRCVCFFCSRLRVDPDGPQVKGVFEKNRTSGMKRRRAIYDLCKSKMVCGWTDGGDDEGGKKPYVGCGRHQPKLRKRGLELTAEWQTVPDESQEKKMTLSAERVIEIFKAISDDECQVMGMNPRFSRPEWMIISVLLVPPLCVRPAVIMDGRHKNQDDLTHKLADVVKANNNLRRDEENGAAPHLLLEDVKILQYHVATFMDNEIPGMPKAVQKSGRPLKSVKQRLKGKEGRIRGNLMGKRVDFSARAVITPDVNIRIDEVGVPRSIAQNLTYPDIVSSLNINMLQSMVNRGPNQYPGARYVMRDNQRIDLRYHPMPSDIHLTFGDKVERHLLNGDLVLFNRQPTLHRMSMMGHRIRVLPYSTFRLNLCATTPYNADFDGDEMNMHVPQSLETRAEIQELLMVPRQLITPQSNKPVMGIVQDTLTGVRKFSKRNVFMEKEDVMNLLMWVPSWNAKMPKPAILKPKPLWTGKQIFSLIIPKRVNYIQFHSDHDDSEDSGPYTHITPGDTRVLIENGKFLTGILCKKSLGTSAGSLVHMIAREMGHEVARAFYDNVQGVVNNWLLLEGHSIGIGDCIADSDTYGDIQRTIRKAKREVIDVIEKAHNDELTPTPGNSLRQTFENQVNRILNDARDKTGGSAQKSLSWYNNFKAMVVAGSKGSKINISQVIACVGQQNVEGKRIPFGFRHRTLPHFIKDDYGPESRGFVENSYLAGLTPTEFFFHAMGGREGLIDTAVKTSETGYIQRRLIKAMESLMVQYDGTVRNAQQQVVQFLYGEDGMDGATVEFQSLPTISASNDAFERRFRFNYSDERMMRRHLDDDIVHTIITDPEVQQKIDREWEQLQDDRETIRRIFPRLEGRTVLPVNLERLIRDAQKTFRIDVRKTTDLPPHKVIDDLDNLKRRLIIVDGVDFISKEAQQNATLLFSVLLHSTLSSRKVIVEHKLTSESFDWLLGEIEDKFKQSVAHPGEMVGALAAQSIGQPCTQMTLNTFHYAGVSAKNVTLGVPRLKELINVSKKPKTPSLTVFLLGQAAKDAEKCKGVLCKLEYATLRKVTSNTAIYYDPNPMDTVIDEDQEWVNIYYEMPDVDVQRLSPWLLRIELDRKRMTDKQLTMDQVAEKISQAFGDDLHCIFTDDNAEKLVLRIRIVDTEGKDKFEDDDTQLFKMDDDAFLKCIEANLLSDLTLKGIKQISKVYMHLPKEDNKKRTMIDENGAIKKQQEWILETDGTNLKQVLSEEFVDPVRSVSNDICEIFSVLGIEAVRKQIEKEINHVLSFDGTYVNHRHLALLCDIMTTKGYIMAITRHGVNRQECGALMRCTFEETVDILIEAAACSELDLVKGVSEAIILGQIGRFGTGCFDLFLDAEKCKEAKPIPVKTQAMMTIMGQSPYYGQTAASPGLSAQMTPHIESTPTYEAWSPAAFGGAATPGGAVFSPYAPSESALSPGGWSPGWSPQPASPASPGGPTSPFYSPTSPGYTPTSPKYSPTSPKYSPTSPTYSPTSPKYSPTSPKYSPTSPSYTPLSPSYSPTSPKYSPTSPSYSPSSPKYSPTSPSYSPSSPSYSPTSPKYSPTSPSYSPSSPSYSPSSPSYSPSSPSYSPSSPSYSPSSPSYSPTSPKYSPTSPKYSPTSPKYSPMSPSYSPSSPSYSPTSPKYSPTSPKYSPTSPKYSPTSPSYSPSSPAYSPSSPSYSPTSPKY; this is translated from the exons ATGACAACGCACGACTCCACGGCGCCCGTGCGCAAAGTAAAACGCGTCCAATTCGGAATCCTCGGCCCCGAGGAAATC AAAGCGCTCTCAGTAACAACCGAAGGCATTCGCTATCCGTACACAATGGAAGCAGGAAAGCCGAAACTAGGCGGTCTGAACGATCCGCGCCAGGGCGTCATCGAACGGGCGTCCCGATGCCAGACGTGCGCCGGCAACATGTCCGAATGCCCGGGTCACATCGGACACATCGACTTGGCGAAGCCCGTCTTTcacgtcgaatttctcacGCGAATTCTGAAGGTGCTTCGATGCGTCTGTTTTTTCTGCTCGCGACTTCGAGTCGATCCG GACGGGCCTCAGGTGAAGGGAGtcttcgaaaaaaatcgtacGAGCGGCatgaaacgacgacgagccatCTATGATTTGTGCAAATCGAAGATGGTGTGCGGCTGGACGgatggcggcgacgacgagggaggaaaaaag ccGTACGTTGGCTGCGGTCGTCATCAGCCGAAACTGCGCAAACGAGGTCTCGAACTGACAGCCGAATGGCAGACAGTTCCTGATGAGAGCcaggagaagaaaatgactTTGAGTGCCGAACGAGTCATTGAAATATTCAAGGCGATATCAGACGACGAGTGCCAAGTGATGGGCATGAATCCGAGGTTCTCGCGACCCGAATGGATGATCATCAGTGTCCTGTTGGTGCCGCCTCTCTGCGTTCGTCCGGCCGTCATCATGGACGGAAGACACAAGAATcaa GATGATTTGACGCACAAACTTGCGGATGTGGTCAAAGCGAATAACAATTTGAGACGAGATGAGGAGAACGGTGCCGCTCCTCATTTGCTACTCGAAGACGTCAAGATTCTTCAATATCACGTGGCAACCTTCATGGACAATGAAATTCCTGGAATGCCAAAA gCTGTGCAAAAGTCGGGACGTCCTTTGAAGTCGGTCAAACAACGCTTGAAGGGAAAGGAGGGTCGTATTCGAGGCAATCTCATGGGAAAacgcgtcgatttttccgCTCGCGCCGTCATCACACCCGACGTGAATATCCGTATCGACGAAGTAGGCGTGCCGCGTTCAATTGCTCAGAATCTCACCTATCCAGACATCGTCTCTTCACTCAACATCAACAT GCTGCAATCGATGGTGAATCGCGGACCGAATCAGTATCCCGGGGCTAGATACGTCATGCGAGACAACCAGAGAATCGATCTGCGTTATCATCCCATGCCAAGTGACATCCACTTGACATTCGGCGACAAG GTTGAACGTCATTTATTGAACGGGGACTTGGTCCTGTTCAATCGGCAACCGACTCTTCATCGCATGTCCATGATGGGCCATCGTATCCGCGTTTTACCCTACTCAACGTTTCGTCTCAACCTCTG TGCGACGACTCCCTATAATGCGGATTTTGATGGAGACGAGATGAACATGCACGTGCCTCAGAGTCTCGAAACGCGTGCTGAAATACAGGAATTGCTCATGGTCCCGCGTCAGCTCATCACGCCGCAGTCCAACAAGCCCGTCATGGGCATTGTGCAGGACACGCTGACGGGCGTGAGAAAAttctcgaaacgaaacgtctTCATGGAAAAA gaggATGTGATGAATTTGTTGATGTGGGTGCCGTCTTGGAATGCGAAGATGCCCAAGCCGGCGATACTCAAGCCGAAGCCTCTGTGGACGGGAAAACAGATTTTCAGTCTCATTATTCCGAAACGCGTCAATTATATTCAATTTCACAGCGATCacgacgacagcgaagaTTCCGGGCCTTACACTCACATAACCCCTGGTGATACAAGG gTTTTGATTGAAAATGGGAAATTCTTGACGGGGATTTTGTGTAAGAAATCGTTGGGGACGTCGGCCGGAAGTCTGGTGCACATGATTGCACGTGAAATGGGCCACGAAGTGGCGCGCGCTTTCTATGACAACGTCCAAGGCGTCGTCAACAATTGGCTTCTTCTAGAGGGACACTCCATCGGGATTGGCGACTGCATTGCCGATTCGGACACGTACGGCGATATACAGCGAACGATTCGCAAAGCAAAG CGCGAAGTGATTGACGTGATTGAGAAAGCGCACAACGACGAACTGACTCCGACGCCGGGAAACTCTCTGAGACAAACATTCGAAAACCAG GTCAATCGTATTCTAAACGATGCGCGAGACAAAACAGGTGGCAGTGCACAGAAGTCACTTTCCTGGTACAATAACTTCAAGGCCATGGTCGTCGCTGGTTCAAAAGGATCCAAAATCAATATCTCTCAG GTAATTGCCTGCGTGGGTCAGCAAAACGTCGAGGGAAAACGAATTCCGTTTGGATTTCGCCATCGCACTCTACCCCACTTCATCAAAGATGACTACGGTCCAGAAAGTCGCGGTTTTGTAGAAAATTCCTACTTGGCCGGTCTGACGCCAACCGAGTTTTTCTTCCACGCCATGGGCGGTCGAGAGGGTCTCATCGACACGGCGGTCAAGACGAGCGAAACGGGTTATATACAGCGTCGCTTGATCAAGGCCATGGAATCTCTCATGGTTCAGTACGACGGGACGGTGAGAAACGCTCAGCAGCAAGTCGTGCAGTTTTTATACGGGGAAGACGGCATGGATGGAGCGACGGTCGAGTTCCAGTCGTTGCCGACGATCAGCGCATCGAACGACGCTTTTGAACGACGATTCCGGTTCAATTATAGCGATGAGAG AATGATGCGACGACACTTGGACGACGATATCGTTCACACGATTATCACCGATCCCGAAGTACAGCAGAAGATCGACAGGGAATGGGAGCAGTTGCAAGACGACAGAGAAACGATTCGGCGCATATTTCCTCGACTCGAAGGCagg ACCGTTCTGCCCGTGAATCTGGAACGTCTCATTCGCGACGCTCAGAAAACTTTCCGCATTGACGTGCGAAAGACGACCGATTTGCCGCCGCACAAAGTCATTGACG ATCTTGACAATCTGAAACGAAGGCTTATTATCGTCGACGGGGTCGACTTTATCAGCAAGGAAGCGCAGCAAAACGCGACGCTTCTCTTCTCCGTTTTGCTCCACTCGACGCTGAGTTCTCGCAAAGTCATCGTCGAACACAAACTGACGTCCGAATCGTTTGATTGGCTGCTTGGCGAAATCGAAGACAAATTCAAACAGTCCGTG GCTCATCCCGGTGAAATGGTCGGCGCTTTGGCCGCTCAGAGCATCGGGCAGCCGTGCACGCAAATGACGCTGAATACGTTTCACTACGCCGGCGTATCGGCGAAGAACGTGACGCTCGGCGTGCCTCGACTCAAGGAATTGATCAACGTGTCAAAGAAACCCAAGACGCCGTCGCTGACCGTCTTCCTTTTGGGACAGGCGGCGAAAGACGCCGAAAAATGCaag ggtGTCCTGTGTAAGTTAGAATACGCGACGTTGagaaaagtgacgtcgaacACGGCGATCTACTACGATCCCAATCCTATGGACACGGTCATTGACGAGGATCAGGAGTGGGTGAACATTTACTACGAGATGCCCGACGTGGACGTTCAGCGTCTATCGCCGTGGCTACTGCGCATCGAATTGGATCGCAAACGCATGACCGACAAGCAGCTGACGATGGACCAAGTGGCGGAGAAAATCAGCCAggcgttcggcgacgatcttcaCTGCATCTTCACCGACGACAACGCCGAGAAACTCGTTCTGAGAATCCGCATCGTCGACACGGAGGGAAAGGACAAATTCGAAGAC GATGACACGCAGTTGTTTAAAATGGACGATGACGCGTTCCTTAAGTGCATCGAGGCCAATTTGCTGTCTGATTTGACCCTCAAAGGAATCAAACAGATATCAAAG GTGTACATGCATCTTCCCAAAGAGGATAACAAGAAGCGAACGAtgatcgacgaaaacggcgctATCAAGAAGCAACAGGAGTGGATTCTCGAAACGGACGGCACCAATCTGAAGCAAGTTCTCAGCGAGGAATTCGTCGATCCGGTTCGAAGCGTATCAAACGACATATGCGAAATATTTTCG GTTTTGGGCATTGAAGCCGTTCGAAAGcaaattgaaaaggaaatcaatCACGTGCTGTCGTTCGACGGCACCTACGTCAATCATCGTCATCTCGCTCTCCTCTGCGATAttatgacgacgaagggCTACATTATGGCAATTACACGTCACGGCGTCAATCGTCAAGAGTGCGGCGCTCTCATGCGCTGCACGTTCGAAGAAACCGTCGATATTCTCATCGAAGCGGCCGCCTGCAGCGAACTCGATCTGGTAAAAGGCGTCAGCGAAGCGATAATCCTCGGTCAGATTGGTCGCTTCGGAACGGGCTGCTTTGACCTGTTCCTCGACGCGGAAAAATGCAAGGAAGCGAAGCCGATACCAGTCAAAACGCAGGCTATGATGACGATAATGGGCCAATCGCCCTACTACGGCcaaacggcggcgtcgccggGCCTTTCCGCGCAAATGACGCCGCACATCGAAAGCACGCCGACGTACGAAGCGTGGAGTCCGGCGGCATTCGGCGGTGCCGCGACGCCAGGCGGCGCCGTATTCTCGCCCTACGCGCCGTCGGAAAGCGCGCTGAGTCCCGGCGGATGGAGCCCGGGATGGAGTCCCCAGCCGGCATCTCCGGCAAGTCCGGGCGgaccgacgtcgccgttctaTTCTCCGACGTCGCCCGGCTacacgccgacgtcgccgaagtaCAGTCCGACGTCTCCGAAAtattcgccgacgtcaccgacgtattcgccgacgtcgccgaaatattctccgacgtcgccaaagtattcgccgacgtcgccgtcctACACGCCTCTATCGCCGTCCTATTCGCCGACGAGTCCGAAAtattcgccgacgtcgccgtcctACTCGCCGTCAAGTCCGAAATACtctccgacgtcgccgtcctACTCGCCGTCATCTCCGTCCTATTCGCCGACGAGCCCAAAAtattcgccgacgtcgccgtcctattcaccgtcgtcgccgtcctaTTCACCATCTTCTCCGTCCTACTCGCCGTCATCTCCATCCTATTCTCCGTCGTCTCCATCCTactcgccttcgtcgccgtcctaCAGTCCGACGAGCCCAAAGTATTCGCCGACGAGTCCAAAGTATTCGCCAACGAGTCCCAAGTACTCGCCCATGTCGCCGAGctattcgccgtcgtcgccgtcctattcgccgacgtctcCGAAATactcgccgacgtcgccgaaatattcgccgacgtcgccgaaataTTCGCCAACTTCGCCGAGCtattcgccgtcttcgccggCGTACAGTCCGTCATCTCCAAGCTACTCTCCAACGTCGCCAAAATACTAA
- the LOC136195086 gene encoding uncharacterized protein: protein MIVSTPTAITNAPKPIPSPGNILLMFEARLMPGARLHASRRSQGSFVGTNRPPGDDDILDRLAHAVDTMSLLPSLLGPPPTLNTFQNSLSMYRNHLQPSAIPGPYAKYLQDSAGNSRGRWKNHNQRWENRRGPSRGFRGRGRGRGRGQGSVLSRDLDMWKPAIPRLVTPKEIEQWRLDRKRNFPRSSVSKVKGGLEALGEYESDSDCNEDTAQHSVVEKVQPPAPVKEVSSRSNRKRFITKQPTLLQKLLDNEIRRQRNILLQCIKYIVEKKMILED from the exons atGATCGTTTCCACGCCAACGGCGATTACGAACGCGCCGAAGCCTATCCCGAGTCCAGGAAACATCCTTCTTATGTTCGAAGCGCGGTTAATGCCGGGCGCTCGTCTCCACGCGTCGAGACGCTCCCAGGGATCTTTCGTGGGCACGAATCGGCCAccgggcgacgacgacatcttGGATCGGTTAGCGCACGCCGTAGACACGATGTCGCTTTTGCCAAGTCTTTTGGGCCCTCCACCGACACTCAATACGTTTCAAAACAGTCTCTCGATGTACAGGAATCATTTG CAGCCCTCTGCTATTCCAGGACCCTACGCGAAATATTTGCAGGATTCGGCAGGAAATAGTCGAGGCAGATGGAAAAATCATAATCAGAGATGGGAAAATCGAAGGGGCCCGTCTCGTGGGTTCCGCGGTCGGGGCCGGGGCAGAGGCCGAGGTCAGGGAAGCGTTCTCAGTCGAGATCTCGATATGTGGAAGCCTGCGATTCCTCGACTTGTCACGccgaaagaaatcgaacaaTGGAGATTGGACAGAAAGAG AAATTTCCCAAGGTCGAGTGTATCTAAAGTAAAAGGCGGACTAGAAGCTCTGGGCGAGTATGAAAGCGATTCGGATTGCAATGAGGATACTGCTCAACATTCTGTTGTGGAGAAAGTTCAGCCACCTGCGCCTGTAAAAGAGGTGTCCTCGAGATCGAATCGAAAGCGATTTATCACCAAGCAGCCAACTCTACTTCAGAAG CTTCTTGATAACGAAATTCGGCGACAAAGAAACATACTATTGCAGTGCATAAAATATAttgtagaaaaaaagatgattCTTgaagattaa